Proteins from a genomic interval of Micromonospora sp. NBC_00389:
- a CDS encoding LacI family DNA-binding transcriptional regulator, with the protein MVDVARRAGVSLKTVSRVVNDEPVGQELVARVLAAIAELGFRRNDIARNLRSRQLNATVGLLIEEIANPFYATIASVAADIAAEHGTMLITASSEEDPERERALLQDFTQRRVDGLLVVPAGLDHSFLRREVELGMPVVFLDRPPQGLLADAVLLDNQGGSRAGVGALLDEGHRRVGVLLGAPTVPTIRERLAGARAALAAAGIEPDESLVRDRLIAPEEAGRAVAELLDLPDPPTAFFCGNNRLTVGALQELHRRGSDAALAGFDDFELAHLMPRPLTVVGYDTRELARVATERLFQRIAGDNSPPSTTVLPTRLLRRGLPPPTA; encoded by the coding sequence ATGGTCGACGTGGCCCGACGCGCCGGGGTCAGCCTGAAGACGGTCTCTCGCGTGGTCAACGATGAGCCGGTGGGTCAGGAGTTGGTCGCCCGGGTGCTGGCCGCCATCGCCGAGCTGGGTTTCCGGCGCAACGACATCGCCCGCAACCTGCGCTCCCGGCAGCTCAACGCCACCGTCGGTCTGCTCATCGAGGAGATCGCGAACCCGTTCTACGCCACCATCGCCAGCGTCGCCGCCGACATCGCGGCCGAGCACGGCACCATGCTGATCACCGCCTCCTCCGAGGAGGATCCGGAGCGGGAACGCGCCCTGCTCCAGGACTTCACCCAGCGCCGCGTCGACGGGCTGCTGGTGGTGCCGGCCGGCCTGGACCACTCGTTCCTGCGCCGCGAGGTCGAGCTGGGCATGCCGGTGGTCTTCCTGGACCGGCCGCCGCAGGGGCTGCTCGCGGACGCCGTACTGCTGGACAACCAGGGCGGCAGCCGGGCCGGGGTCGGCGCGCTGCTGGACGAGGGGCACCGCCGGGTGGGTGTCCTGCTCGGTGCGCCTACCGTGCCCACCATTCGCGAGCGGCTGGCCGGCGCACGGGCGGCGCTGGCCGCCGCCGGGATCGAGCCCGACGAGTCCTTGGTCCGCGACCGGCTCATCGCGCCGGAGGAGGCCGGGCGGGCCGTCGCCGAGTTGCTCGACCTGCCGGACCCGCCCACCGCCTTCTTCTGCGGCAACAACCGCCTCACCGTCGGTGCACTGCAGGAGTTGCACCGGCGAGGCAGCGACGCCGCACTGGCCGGTTTCGACGACTTCGAGCTGGCCCACCTGATGCCCCGGCCGCTGACCGTCGTCGGGTACGACACCCGGGAGCTGGCCCGGGTCGCCACCGAGCGGCTGTTCCAGCGAATCGCCGGCGACAACTCGCCACCGTCAACCACGGTGCTCCCCACCCGGCTGCTGCGCCGCGGCCTGCCCCCACCGACCGCCTGA
- a CDS encoding FHA domain-containing protein has protein sequence MRFEISKVLDAIEGRVCTDPSLARAVLDLAEVIRYQDIDGGRPASLLRLGMVIDALSRELEEDSVQVYAVVHRALLSDADLTSNERMVVRRWADDGLVEVLDNPGDRMLEVADLLGLPVLSRVRFDGLRGRFPWLVEQAGRVLAPVPGAGGPAFIAHVGGGHTPVAGKRSPTGAKLLARQWRCPEPGCALFGSGGGGGAFADLARVVERSPAGQPPPALRNGVPTCPRHGVRLGDAGPRPRSEVLAVRVGGLVRRRFVLTEEQPVVAGRAPEQDGGIMLGQWLNDEARRWISRGHVRFELRVGEVIVTDVSTNGSGIRPAGSMAESDRIPLAPQQSRVLGEGDMVELYPGVQVGRAEELPAGAPFTPTSVMAEAPTMAMRLPRA, from the coding sequence ATGAGGTTTGAGATCAGCAAGGTGCTGGACGCCATCGAGGGCCGGGTCTGCACGGACCCGTCGCTGGCCCGGGCCGTGCTCGACCTGGCCGAGGTGATCCGCTACCAGGACATCGACGGCGGCCGGCCGGCCAGCCTGCTGCGGCTCGGCATGGTCATCGACGCGCTCTCCCGCGAGCTGGAGGAGGACAGCGTCCAGGTCTACGCCGTGGTGCACCGGGCGCTGCTCTCCGATGCCGACCTCACCTCCAACGAGCGGATGGTGGTCCGCCGCTGGGCCGACGACGGGCTCGTCGAGGTGCTCGACAACCCGGGCGACCGGATGTTGGAGGTCGCCGATCTGCTCGGGCTTCCGGTGCTCAGCCGGGTCCGCTTCGACGGGCTGCGCGGGCGGTTCCCGTGGCTGGTCGAGCAGGCCGGACGGGTGCTCGCCCCGGTGCCCGGTGCCGGCGGACCTGCGTTCATCGCGCACGTCGGTGGCGGGCACACGCCGGTTGCCGGCAAGCGCTCGCCGACCGGGGCGAAGCTGCTGGCCCGCCAGTGGCGCTGCCCCGAGCCGGGCTGCGCGCTCTTCGGCAGTGGTGGCGGAGGCGGCGCGTTCGCCGACCTGGCCCGGGTGGTGGAACGCAGCCCGGCCGGTCAGCCGCCGCCCGCGCTGCGCAACGGCGTACCGACCTGCCCCCGGCACGGCGTGCGGCTCGGTGACGCCGGCCCCCGGCCACGCTCCGAGGTGCTCGCGGTCCGCGTCGGCGGCCTGGTCCGGCGGCGGTTCGTGCTGACCGAGGAGCAACCGGTGGTGGCCGGTCGGGCCCCCGAGCAGGACGGCGGGATCATGCTCGGGCAGTGGCTCAACGACGAGGCCCGGCGGTGGATCAGTCGTGGGCACGTCCGCTTCGAGCTGCGGGTCGGCGAGGTCATCGTGACCGACGTCAGCACCAACGGCTCCGGCATCCGGCCGGCCGGCTCGATGGCCGAGTCCGACCGGATCCCTCTGGCCCCGCAGCAGTCCCGGGTGCTGGGCGAGGGCGACATGGTGGAGCTCTACCCCGGGGTGCAGGTCGGCCGCGCCGAGGAGCTGCCCGCCGGCGCCCCGTTCACCCCGACCTCGGTGATGGCCGAGGCCCCCACCATGGCGATGCGCCTACCCCGCGCCTGA
- a CDS encoding ricin-type beta-trefoil lectin domain protein, which translates to MAAIPVPPPPGQRRRSRRRTTAASLLALCTAAAVATVALPAPASAAGEPVSIWLTTTSDSGGRQVSRGLQPQAPVTFAATSGGATHTITVDENTRYQQFEGGGASITDTTAYLFRGGPISAATRDAVMSKLFSPTDGIGLSFVRNPIGASDLSRPGNVSLDDTCCNLNDFHANGYDTNVRLLTAQARSLNPALRVMGVPWSAPGWMKDNGRMDQMGWLKSEYYPMYAQYLVKYVQMYQAAGVPVNYLSVQNEPNCCQAGNPTAMNYPGMSWNGSGLVELTKNHLYPALRAAGLTTKVLVHDWNYGDYPNFGAVLLADAAVRNDPLFGGIAWHGYFGDPAVGTQVRNQYPAVRQFSTEHSGGTWIGNQHNEDLADIVNYARNYSGSLVKWSLALNQSMGPHNGGCDVCTGLVTVQEGGSRAGQVDYTIEYYTTGHLTKFVKPGAYRIASTANGSVPNVAYVNPDGSKALIAHNGGTGTQSVKVAWGGQSFTYSLPARTTATFTWSGSQSGGGGGGRTGPIVGLAGKCLDVAAASSADGTAVQLYDCNGSAAQQWTLGTDGTVRALGKCLDVRDNATADGSRVQIWTCTAAANQRWTATAARDLVSVSANKCLDVVGNTSANATPTQVWSCTGGANQKWTVPA; encoded by the coding sequence ATGGCCGCCATCCCCGTACCCCCGCCACCGGGCCAGCGCCGACGGTCCCGACGCCGAACGACCGCGGCGAGCCTGCTCGCGCTCTGCACCGCCGCGGCCGTCGCCACGGTCGCCCTGCCCGCCCCGGCGTCCGCCGCCGGCGAGCCGGTGAGCATCTGGCTGACCACCACCTCGGACTCCGGTGGCCGCCAGGTCAGCCGGGGCCTCCAACCACAGGCACCGGTCACCTTCGCCGCCACCAGCGGCGGCGCGACGCACACCATCACGGTCGACGAGAACACCCGCTACCAGCAGTTCGAGGGCGGTGGCGCGTCGATCACCGACACCACTGCGTACCTGTTCCGAGGCGGTCCGATCAGCGCCGCCACCCGCGACGCCGTGATGAGCAAGCTCTTCTCCCCAACCGACGGCATCGGCCTCTCCTTCGTCCGCAACCCGATCGGCGCCTCAGACCTCTCCCGCCCCGGCAACGTCTCGCTCGACGACACCTGCTGCAACCTGAACGACTTCCACGCCAACGGCTACGACACCAACGTCCGGCTGCTCACCGCGCAGGCCCGGTCGCTCAACCCGGCGCTGCGGGTGATGGGCGTGCCGTGGAGCGCCCCGGGCTGGATGAAGGACAACGGCCGGATGGACCAGATGGGCTGGCTCAAGTCCGAGTACTACCCGATGTACGCCCAGTACCTGGTCAAGTACGTGCAGATGTACCAGGCCGCCGGTGTGCCGGTGAACTACCTCTCGGTGCAGAACGAGCCGAACTGCTGCCAGGCCGGCAACCCGACGGCGATGAACTACCCGGGCATGAGCTGGAACGGTTCCGGGCTGGTGGAGCTCACCAAGAACCACCTGTACCCGGCGCTGCGCGCCGCCGGCCTCACCACCAAGGTGCTCGTGCACGACTGGAACTACGGCGACTATCCGAACTTCGGCGCGGTGCTGCTGGCCGACGCCGCCGTCCGCAACGACCCGCTCTTCGGCGGCATCGCCTGGCACGGCTACTTCGGTGACCCGGCGGTCGGCACCCAGGTGCGCAACCAGTACCCGGCGGTACGCCAGTTCAGCACCGAGCACTCCGGCGGCACCTGGATCGGCAACCAGCACAACGAGGACCTGGCCGACATCGTCAACTACGCCCGCAACTACAGCGGCAGCCTGGTCAAGTGGAGCCTCGCCCTCAACCAGTCGATGGGCCCGCACAACGGCGGCTGTGACGTCTGCACCGGCCTGGTCACCGTGCAGGAGGGCGGCTCCCGGGCCGGCCAGGTCGACTACACGATCGAGTACTACACCACCGGGCACCTCACCAAATTCGTCAAGCCCGGGGCGTATCGGATCGCCTCGACCGCCAACGGCTCGGTACCGAACGTGGCGTACGTCAACCCGGACGGCTCCAAGGCGCTGATCGCCCACAACGGCGGCACCGGCACCCAGTCGGTCAAGGTGGCCTGGGGCGGGCAGTCCTTCACGTACTCGCTGCCGGCCCGGACCACGGCCACCTTCACCTGGTCGGGCAGTCAGTCCGGTGGGGGCGGCGGGGGCCGGACCGGCCCGATCGTCGGACTGGCCGGCAAGTGCCTCGACGTGGCCGCGGCCAGCAGCGCCGACGGCACGGCCGTCCAGCTGTACGACTGCAACGGCAGCGCCGCACAGCAGTGGACGCTCGGCACCGACGGCACCGTGCGGGCGCTGGGCAAGTGCCTGGACGTCCGGGACAACGCCACGGCCGACGGCAGCCGGGTGCAGATCTGGACCTGCACCGCCGCCGCGAACCAGCGCTGGACCGCGACGGCGGCCCGCGACCTGGTCAGCGTCAGCGCGAACAAGTGTCTGGACGTGGTGGGCAACACCTCGGCCAACGCCACCCCCACCCAGGTCTGGAGTTGCACCGGTGGCGCCAACCAGAAATGGACGGTGCCGGCCTGA
- a CDS encoding Fpg/Nei family DNA glycosylase, translating to MPEGHTIHRLAARHAELFAGDKLHAASPQGRFTEGAALLSGTVLDGTEAYGKHLLHHYAGELTLHVHLGLYGKFTDGPGEPPEPVGQIRLRLASDRHWLDLRGPTACELLTPPEVAALRGRLGPDPLRTDADPERAYARISRSPTPLTALLLDQSVVAGTGLIFVTEALFRAGLPPTLPGRRLTRAGWDALWADLVGLMRLAVEHGRIDTVRDAHLPAAMGRPPRVDRHGGEVYVYRRPGAPCHVCGGEVSRGELAGRNLYWCRTCQAA from the coding sequence GTGCCAGAGGGACACACGATTCATCGCCTGGCGGCTCGGCACGCCGAGCTGTTCGCCGGGGACAAGCTGCACGCCGCCAGCCCGCAGGGCCGTTTCACCGAGGGCGCCGCCCTGCTCTCCGGCACGGTGCTGGACGGCACCGAGGCGTATGGCAAGCACCTGCTGCACCACTACGCCGGCGAGCTGACCCTGCACGTGCACCTCGGGCTGTACGGAAAATTCACCGACGGGCCGGGAGAGCCGCCGGAGCCGGTCGGTCAAATTCGGCTGCGGCTGGCCAGCGACCGGCACTGGCTGGACCTGCGCGGGCCGACCGCCTGCGAGCTGCTCACCCCGCCCGAGGTGGCCGCACTGCGTGGCCGCCTCGGGCCGGATCCGCTGCGCACCGATGCCGACCCGGAGCGGGCGTACGCCCGGATCTCGCGAAGCCCGACGCCGCTGACCGCGCTGCTGCTGGACCAGTCGGTGGTGGCCGGCACCGGGCTGATCTTCGTGACCGAGGCGCTGTTCCGGGCCGGGCTGCCGCCGACGCTGCCCGGGCGGCGGCTGACCCGGGCCGGTTGGGACGCGCTCTGGGCCGACCTGGTCGGGCTGATGCGGCTCGCGGTCGAGCACGGCCGGATCGACACCGTGCGTGACGCGCACCTGCCGGCGGCGATGGGCCGGCCGCCCCGGGTGGACCGGCACGGCGGCGAGGTGTACGTCTACCGCCGCCCCGGCGCGCCCTGCCACGTCTGCGGCGGCGAGGTGAGTCGGGGCGAGCTGGCCGGCCGCAACCTCTACTGGTGCCGCACCTGCCAGGCCGCCTGA
- a CDS encoding carbohydrate kinase family protein, with translation MIVVAGEALIDLVVSAEGERAVPGGSPANVAVTLARLDQPVRLLARLGADGYGKQLTEHLTTNRVDLGWAVRAEQPTSVALATLDATGQASYEFRLIGTADWQWTPQELPELAGTSATALHTGSLALALVPGAQVLEDLLARERRRDGLTVSIDLNLRPGIVTDRAAEQARVERQVSLAHLVKASDEDLAWLYPDRTVSDVMAGWRAAGVCCAVVTRGGDGAWLLAPDGSMHEEPAVPTTVVDTVGAGDAFTGGLLAALADLDALGDRPAERLAAVTAEQWAAVLRQAATVAALTCGRRGADPPRRAELDSLLRA, from the coding sequence GTGATCGTGGTGGCCGGCGAGGCCCTGATCGACCTGGTGGTCTCCGCCGAGGGCGAGCGGGCGGTGCCGGGCGGCTCGCCGGCGAACGTGGCGGTCACTCTGGCCCGACTCGACCAGCCGGTGCGGCTGCTGGCCCGGCTCGGCGCCGACGGGTACGGCAAGCAGCTCACCGAACACCTGACCACCAACCGGGTGGACCTGGGGTGGGCGGTCCGCGCCGAGCAGCCCACCTCGGTGGCGCTGGCCACCCTGGACGCCACCGGGCAGGCCAGCTACGAGTTCCGGTTGATCGGCACGGCGGACTGGCAGTGGACGCCGCAGGAGCTGCCCGAACTGGCCGGGACGTCGGCGACCGCCCTGCACACCGGGTCGCTCGCGCTCGCACTGGTGCCCGGCGCGCAGGTGCTGGAGGACCTGCTCGCCCGCGAACGCCGCCGGGACGGGCTCACCGTCTCGATCGACCTCAACCTGCGTCCGGGCATCGTCACCGACCGGGCGGCGGAGCAGGCGAGGGTGGAACGGCAGGTGAGCCTCGCGCACCTGGTCAAGGCCAGCGACGAGGACCTGGCCTGGCTCTACCCGGACCGGACGGTGTCCGACGTGATGGCCGGGTGGCGTGCGGCCGGGGTGTGCTGCGCGGTGGTGACCCGGGGCGGGGACGGTGCCTGGCTGCTCGCCCCGGACGGGTCGATGCACGAGGAGCCGGCGGTGCCCACCACGGTGGTCGACACCGTCGGCGCCGGCGACGCGTTCACCGGCGGCCTGCTGGCCGCGCTGGCCGACCTCGACGCGCTCGGTGACCGGCCGGCCGAACGGCTCGCCGCGGTAACCGCGGAGCAGTGGGCCGCAGTGCTCCGCCAAGCCGCAACGGTAGCCGCGCTCACCTGCGGCCGCCGAGGTGCGGACCCACCCCGCCGCGCCGAGCTCGACTCCCTGCTCCGCGCCTGA
- the ddaH gene encoding dimethylargininase has product MDATSQRLLMCRPTYFAVDYAINPWMDPSAPVDAALAVQQWERLRQTYLDLGHTVEEITPVQGLPDMVFAANGGTVIDGKAMAVQFRDPQRADEAPAYRAWFEAAGFEMYDPKHVNEGEGDILLAGDYLLAGTGFRTAHASHAQLQEVFGYPVITMQLVDPRFYHLDTALTVLDERTVAYLPEAFSPGSQAVLRRLFPDAVHATMADAEVLGLNAVSDGRHVVLPAQATDLAAKLRDRGYETIGVDLSELRKAGGGPKCCTLRLRQGKASK; this is encoded by the coding sequence ATGGACGCCACCAGCCAGCGCCTGTTGATGTGCCGGCCGACGTACTTCGCCGTGGATTACGCGATCAACCCGTGGATGGACCCGAGCGCGCCGGTCGACGCCGCGCTGGCCGTCCAGCAGTGGGAGCGGCTGCGCCAGACGTACCTCGACCTGGGCCACACCGTCGAGGAGATCACTCCGGTGCAGGGCCTGCCCGACATGGTCTTCGCCGCCAACGGCGGCACCGTGATCGACGGCAAGGCGATGGCCGTGCAGTTCCGCGACCCGCAGCGCGCCGACGAGGCGCCGGCCTACCGGGCCTGGTTCGAAGCCGCCGGCTTCGAGATGTACGACCCGAAGCACGTCAACGAGGGCGAAGGCGACATCCTGCTGGCCGGCGACTACCTGCTGGCCGGCACCGGGTTCCGCACCGCGCACGCCTCGCACGCCCAGTTGCAGGAGGTCTTCGGCTACCCGGTGATCACCATGCAGCTGGTCGACCCCCGCTTCTACCACCTGGACACGGCGCTGACCGTGCTCGACGAGCGGACCGTGGCGTACCTGCCCGAGGCGTTCTCGCCCGGCAGCCAGGCCGTGCTGCGTCGGCTCTTCCCCGACGCCGTGCACGCCACCATGGCCGACGCCGAGGTGCTGGGGCTGAACGCGGTCAGCGACGGGCGGCACGTGGTGCTGCCCGCGCAGGCCACCGACCTGGCCGCCAAGCTGCGCGACCGGGGCTACGAGACCATCGGTGTCGACCTGTCCGAGCTGCGTAAGGCCGGCGGCGGACCGAAGTGCTGCACGCTGCGACTCCGTCAGGGAAAGGCAAGCAAGTGA
- a CDS encoding AGE family epimerase/isomerase, translated as MTDVPRSDAELTLAPAGAPELPDLEEFLADQTRTLLDTVRRAVRPEGGFWWLTDDRTPDPTEPLHTWITCRMTHVSAIAYHNGDPDAAALVDHGVAALSTLLRDDRYGGWFSAVDQQGSPTNERKAGYDHAFVLLAASGAARAGRPGADRLLADALTVVRDRFWDDEAGAVRESWNRDWTVTEDYRGANSSMHMVESFLGAAAATGDPSWTDRALRIGTHLVHGEGARHDWRLPEHFTADWEPLPDYNRDRPADPFRPYGSTMGHWLEWARLLLELEAVLPQPPSWLLTDARALFAAAVRRGWAVDGADGFVYTIDWDDRPVVRSRMHWVVAEAIGAAITLHRRTGDAVYADWYRVFWGYARRYLIDDSGWRHELDPQNRPASTVWHGRPDVYHAYQAVLLSRSADGLGGPGPLAPGEVPA; from the coding sequence ATGACCGACGTGCCCCGATCTGACGCCGAACTGACCCTCGCCCCGGCCGGGGCGCCCGAACTGCCCGACCTCGAAGAGTTCCTCGCCGACCAGACCCGCACCCTGCTCGACACGGTCCGCCGCGCGGTCCGGCCCGAGGGCGGCTTCTGGTGGTTGACCGACGACCGCACTCCGGACCCCACCGAGCCGCTGCACACCTGGATCACCTGCCGGATGACCCACGTGTCGGCCATCGCCTACCACAACGGCGACCCGGACGCCGCCGCCCTGGTCGACCACGGAGTCGCCGCGCTCAGCACACTGCTGCGCGACGACCGGTACGGCGGCTGGTTCAGCGCCGTAGACCAGCAGGGGTCGCCGACCAACGAGCGCAAGGCCGGGTACGACCACGCGTTCGTGCTGCTCGCCGCGTCCGGCGCGGCGCGCGCCGGACGGCCCGGCGCGGACCGGCTGCTCGCCGACGCGCTGACCGTGGTGCGGGACCGGTTCTGGGACGACGAGGCCGGAGCGGTCCGCGAGTCCTGGAACCGGGACTGGACGGTCACCGAGGATTACCGGGGCGCGAACAGCAGCATGCACATGGTCGAGTCGTTCCTCGGCGCGGCCGCCGCCACCGGCGATCCGAGCTGGACCGACCGGGCCCTGCGGATCGGCACCCACCTGGTGCACGGGGAGGGTGCCCGGCACGACTGGCGGCTGCCCGAGCACTTCACCGCCGACTGGGAGCCCCTACCCGACTACAACCGGGACCGGCCCGCCGACCCGTTCCGGCCGTACGGCTCCACCATGGGGCACTGGCTGGAGTGGGCCCGGCTGCTGCTGGAGCTGGAGGCGGTCCTGCCGCAGCCGCCGAGTTGGCTGCTCACCGACGCCCGCGCCCTGTTCGCCGCCGCCGTGCGACGTGGTTGGGCGGTCGACGGCGCCGACGGCTTCGTCTACACGATCGACTGGGACGACCGGCCGGTGGTCCGCTCCCGGATGCACTGGGTGGTGGCCGAGGCGATCGGGGCGGCGATCACCCTGCACCGGCGCACCGGGGACGCGGTCTACGCCGACTGGTACCGGGTGTTCTGGGGATACGCGCGCCGCTACCTGATCGACGACAGCGGGTGGCGGCACGAGCTGGATCCGCAGAACCGGCCCGCCAGCACGGTCTGGCACGGCCGGCCGGACGTCTACCACGCCTACCAGGCGGTGCTGCTGTCCCGCTCGGCCGACGGGCTCGGCGGCCCCGGCCCGCTCGCCCCGGGCGAGGTGCCCGCGTGA
- a CDS encoding aminoglycoside phosphotransferase family protein: MELPEGLDWVRGSPAGRDWLTALPGRLAECAERWSLRLGPPFRYAFASLALPADLPDGTAAVLKLQFPDGESRHEADALARWDGDGAIRLLDHDPQRRALLVERCRPGTALHELPMDRALDVLTGLLPRLWRPAGPPFTPLAEEAAGWIDRMPQAWERAGRPYERRLLDAALALLAGLASSQGEQVLVNQDLHAGNVLAADREPWLVIDPKPLTGEREFSVVPMVRGRELGHSPAAVRHRLDRLSAELGLDRERVRGWTIGHTLAWSIDGDAVLPHQLEVVRWLLDEQ; encoded by the coding sequence ATGGAGCTGCCCGAGGGACTCGACTGGGTACGCGGATCACCCGCCGGCCGGGACTGGCTAACCGCGCTCCCCGGCCGGCTGGCGGAGTGCGCCGAACGGTGGTCGCTGCGACTCGGGCCACCCTTCCGGTACGCCTTCGCCTCGCTGGCGCTCCCCGCCGACCTGCCCGACGGCACGGCGGCCGTGCTGAAGCTCCAGTTCCCGGACGGGGAGAGCCGGCACGAGGCCGACGCGCTGGCTCGGTGGGACGGCGACGGGGCGATCCGGCTGCTCGACCACGACCCGCAGCGGCGGGCGCTGCTGGTGGAGCGCTGCCGGCCCGGGACCGCGCTGCACGAGTTGCCCATGGACCGGGCGCTGGACGTGCTGACCGGGCTGCTGCCTCGGCTGTGGCGCCCGGCCGGCCCGCCGTTCACCCCACTGGCCGAGGAGGCCGCCGGCTGGATCGACCGGATGCCCCAGGCCTGGGAGCGGGCCGGCCGGCCGTACGAGCGGCGGCTGCTCGACGCCGCGCTCGCCCTGCTCGCCGGGCTGGCATCGAGCCAGGGCGAGCAGGTGCTGGTCAACCAGGACCTGCACGCCGGCAACGTGCTCGCCGCCGACCGGGAACCGTGGCTGGTGATCGACCCGAAGCCGCTGACCGGCGAGCGGGAGTTTTCGGTGGTGCCGATGGTGCGCGGCCGGGAGCTGGGCCACTCGCCGGCCGCCGTCCGGCACCGGCTGGACCGGCTCAGCGCCGAGTTGGGGCTGGACCGGGAGCGGGTCCGAGGCTGGACCATCGGGCACACGCTGGCCTGGAGCATCGACGGGGACGCGGTGCTTCCGCACCAGCTCGAGGTGGTCCGCTGGCTGCTTGACGAGCAGTGA
- the rocD gene encoding ornithine--oxo-acid transaminase, with the protein MLRTPGAVRDAERWTAHNYHPLPVVISSAEGAWLTDVDGRRYLDCLAGYSALNFGHRHPQLIAAAHAQLDRLTLTSRAFIHDQFADFCRELAELCGKDLVLPMNTGAEAVETGIKVARKWGYQVKGVAAGQANIVVAEGNFHGRTTTIVSFSTDEDARADFGPYTPGFTVVPYGDLDALAAAIDENTVAVLLEPIQGEQGVVMPPEGYLPGVRQVCTDRNVLFIADEIQSGLGRTGTTFACDHEGVVPDMYLLGKALGGGIVPVSAVAANADVLGVLKPGQHGSTFGGNPLACAVAIEVVRLLATGEFQRRSAELGERLRAGLEGLVGKGLVGVRVRGLWAGLDIDPALMSGREACERLAQRGVLAKDTHGSTIRLAPPLVITEEEIDLAVAQLAAVLAS; encoded by the coding sequence ATGCTGCGGACGCCGGGAGCGGTCCGGGACGCCGAGCGCTGGACAGCGCACAACTACCACCCGCTGCCGGTGGTGATCTCGTCCGCGGAGGGCGCCTGGCTCACCGACGTGGACGGCCGGCGCTACCTGGACTGCCTGGCCGGCTACTCCGCCCTCAACTTCGGCCACCGGCATCCACAACTGATCGCCGCCGCACACGCGCAGCTGGACCGGTTGACGCTGACCAGCCGGGCGTTCATCCACGACCAGTTCGCCGACTTCTGCCGGGAGCTGGCCGAGCTGTGCGGCAAGGATCTGGTGCTGCCGATGAACACCGGCGCCGAGGCCGTGGAGACCGGGATCAAGGTGGCCCGCAAGTGGGGCTACCAGGTCAAGGGTGTGGCCGCCGGTCAGGCCAACATCGTGGTGGCCGAGGGCAACTTCCACGGCCGGACCACCACCATCGTGAGCTTCTCCACCGACGAGGACGCCCGCGCCGACTTCGGGCCGTACACCCCGGGCTTCACCGTGGTCCCGTACGGCGACCTGGACGCGCTGGCTGCCGCGATCGACGAGAACACCGTCGCCGTGCTGCTGGAGCCGATCCAGGGCGAGCAGGGCGTGGTGATGCCGCCGGAGGGCTACCTGCCGGGCGTACGCCAGGTCTGCACCGACCGCAACGTGCTCTTCATCGCGGACGAGATCCAGTCCGGCCTGGGCCGTACCGGCACCACCTTCGCCTGTGACCACGAGGGCGTCGTGCCGGACATGTACCTGCTGGGCAAGGCGCTCGGCGGCGGCATCGTGCCGGTTTCCGCCGTGGCCGCGAACGCCGACGTGCTCGGCGTGCTCAAGCCCGGCCAGCACGGCTCCACCTTCGGCGGCAACCCGCTGGCCTGCGCGGTGGCGATCGAGGTGGTCCGGCTGCTGGCAACCGGCGAGTTCCAGCGCCGCTCGGCCGAGCTGGGCGAACGGCTGCGGGCCGGCCTGGAGGGGCTGGTCGGCAAGGGCCTGGTCGGGGTGCGCGTCCGTGGTCTCTGGGCCGGTCTGGACATCGACCCGGCGCTGATGAGCGGACGGGAGGCGTGCGAGCGGCTCGCCCAGCGCGGTGTGCTCGCCAAGGACACCCACGGCTCCACCATCCGGCTCGCCCCGCCGCTGGTGATCACCGAGGAGGAGATCGACCTCGCGGTGGCTCAGCTCGCCGCCGTGCTGGCCAGCTGA
- a CDS encoding DMT family transporter, producing the protein MVRIPSLSRRSEPAPTRDENLDGRIDGRDTPVDSGRESSAVTGVGRSDDSPGRPVVTDRAADQTTYRSATATDDQAGDAGEAERRATERAAVARAATARPVEGETRRPDPEDRVATDRPVSPAPERTEPPVTRGPKPRASLLATFGLIVAVAGALFVLTGALAGYGIGLGALGAVLSVLGLSATRRRHVAGKTDALFGVLIGLAAVVLGVLAMTGQFDWPTTDGDWVQRFREWLDSQFVDRF; encoded by the coding sequence GTGGTCAGGATTCCTTCGCTGTCCCGCCGGTCCGAGCCGGCACCGACGCGGGACGAGAACCTCGACGGCCGCATTGACGGCCGCGACACCCCGGTCGACAGCGGCCGGGAAAGCTCGGCGGTCACCGGCGTGGGCCGGTCGGACGACAGCCCCGGCCGCCCGGTGGTCACCGACCGGGCCGCCGACCAGACGACGTACCGCAGCGCGACCGCGACCGACGACCAGGCCGGCGACGCCGGCGAGGCCGAGCGGCGGGCGACCGAACGGGCCGCGGTGGCCCGCGCCGCCACCGCCCGTCCGGTGGAGGGCGAGACCCGGCGGCCTGACCCGGAGGACCGGGTCGCGACCGACCGGCCGGTCTCCCCGGCACCGGAGCGGACCGAGCCGCCGGTGACGCGCGGCCCGAAGCCGCGCGCCAGCCTGCTCGCCACGTTCGGCCTCATCGTCGCCGTCGCCGGTGCGCTCTTCGTGCTGACCGGCGCCCTGGCCGGGTACGGCATCGGGCTCGGCGCCCTCGGCGCGGTGCTCTCGGTGCTCGGCCTGTCCGCCACCCGCCGCCGGCACGTCGCCGGCAAGACCGACGCGCTGTTCGGCGTGCTGATCGGGCTGGCCGCGGTGGTGCTCGGGGTGCTGGCGATGACCGGCCAGTTCGACTGGCCGACCACCGACGGCGACTGGGTGCAGCGGTTCCGCGAGTGGCTCGACTCACAGTTTGTCGATCGTTTCTAG